One Fusobacterium nucleatum genomic window carries:
- the citC gene encoding [citrate (pro-3S)-lyase] ligase: MTISKIYPNDKRSLKLIDKLLAKEEIRKDANLDYTCAMFDDDMNIIATGSCFKNTLRCLAVDKSHQGEGLMNQIVTHLVDYEFSRGLTHLFLYTKNKSMKFFKDLGFFEIVNIENQIVFMENKRTGFSDYLDNLKKNLKDGKNIASLIMNANPFTLGHQYLVEKASSENDVLHLFIVSDDSSLVPFEVRKKLVIEGTKHLKNICYHETGDYIISSATFPSYFQKDEIAVIESQANLDIEVFTKIAKVLNINRRYVGEEPNSLVTNIYNQTMLKKLPENNIECVVVPRKKYSNNVISASTVRQIIKNGNLEDLKNLVPETTYKYFLSDESKAIIDKIRSQDNVIHY, from the coding sequence ATGACTATTTCAAAAATATATCCAAATGATAAAAGAAGTCTTAAATTAATAGATAAGTTATTAGCCAAAGAGGAAATTAGAAAAGATGCTAATTTAGATTATACTTGTGCTATGTTTGATGATGATATGAATATTATTGCAACCGGGAGCTGTTTTAAAAATACTTTGAGATGCCTTGCTGTTGATAAGTCTCATCAAGGGGAGGGACTTATGAATCAAATAGTTACTCATCTTGTAGATTATGAATTTTCAAGAGGTTTAACTCATTTGTTTCTATATACTAAAAATAAATCTATGAAATTTTTTAAGGATTTAGGTTTTTTTGAAATTGTAAATATAGAAAATCAAATTGTATTTATGGAAAATAAGAGAACTGGTTTTTCTGATTATTTAGATAATTTAAAAAAGAATTTAAAAGATGGAAAAAACATAGCTTCTCTTATTATGAATGCTAATCCTTTCACACTTGGACATCAATATTTAGTTGAAAAGGCTTCAAGTGAAAATGATGTATTACATCTATTTATAGTAAGTGATGATAGTAGTTTAGTGCCTTTTGAAGTTAGAAAGAAACTTGTTATTGAAGGAACAAAACACTTAAAAAATATTTGTTATCATGAAACAGGAGATTATATAATAAGTAGTGCAACATTCCCAAGTTATTTTCAAAAAGATGAAATTGCAGTGATAGAAAGTCAAGCTAATTTAGATATTGAAGTTTTTACTAAAATTGCTAAGGTTTTAAATATTAATAGGCGTTATGTAGGAGAAGAGCCTAATAGTTTAGTAACAAACATTTATAATCAAACTATGTTAAAAAAATTACCTGAAAATAATATAGAATGTGTAGTAGTTCCAAGAAAAAAATATTCTAATAATGTCATAAGTGCTTCAACAGTTAGACAAATAATAAAAAATGGAAATTTAGAAGATTTAAAAAATCTTGTGCCAGAAACTACTTATAAATATTTTTTAAGTGATGAATCAAAAGCTATTATAGATAAAATTCGTTCACAAGATAATGTAATTCATTATTAA
- a CDS encoding haloacid dehalogenase-like hydrolase gives MSNIIAVIWDFDKTLVDGYMQDPIFKKYGVDAKKFWGEVNSLPDKYWDEQKVKVNKDTIYLNHFISKTKEGVFKGLNNDLLFELGKELKFYKGIPEIFEKTKEIVKQNSTFQEYNIKVEHYIVSTGMKRMIEGSTIKKHVEDIWGCELIQSLDENEKFEISEIGYTIDNTSKTRAIFEINKGVNKNTKYDVNAKIKEGNRRVLFKNMIYIADGPSDVPAFSVIKKGGGSTFAIYPKSDLKAFQQVEKLREDNRVDMYAEADYSEGTTTYMWITNKIYELAQNIVNEEKSKLEASISDSPKHLT, from the coding sequence ATGTCTAATATAATTGCAGTTATATGGGATTTTGATAAAACTTTAGTTGATGGATATATGCAAGACCCAATTTTTAAGAAATATGGTGTGGATGCTAAAAAATTTTGGGGAGAAGTTAATTCTTTGCCAGATAAATATTGGGATGAACAAAAAGTAAAAGTTAATAAAGATACTATTTATTTGAATCATTTTATAAGTAAGACAAAAGAAGGGGTATTTAAAGGTTTAAATAATGATTTACTTTTTGAATTGGGGAAAGAATTAAAATTCTATAAGGGAATTCCTGAAATATTTGAAAAGACAAAAGAGATAGTTAAACAAAATTCTACTTTTCAAGAATACAATATTAAAGTAGAACATTATATTGTTAGTACAGGAATGAAACGAATGATAGAAGGTTCTACAATTAAAAAACATGTTGAGGATATCTGGGGCTGTGAACTAATTCAATCTTTGGATGAAAATGAAAAATTTGAAATCAGTGAAATAGGCTATACTATTGATAATACTTCAAAAACAAGAGCTATTTTTGAAATAAATAAGGGTGTAAATAAGAATACAAAATATGATGTTAATGCAAAAATTAAAGAAGGAAACAGGAGAGTCTTATTTAAAAATATGATATATATTGCTGATGGACCTAGTGATGTTCCAGCTTTTTCAGTAATAAAAAAAGGTGGAGGTTCAACTTTTGCTATTTATCCAAAATCTGACCTTAAAGCATTCCAACAAGTAGAAAAGTTGAGAGAAGATAACAGAGTTGATATGTATGCAGAAGCCGATTATTCTGAAGGAACAACTACATATATGTGGATTACAAATAAGATTTATGAATTGGCTCAAAATATAGTAAATGAAGAAAAAAGTAAGCTTGAAGCTTCTATTTCTGATTCTCCTAAACATTTGACTTGA
- the citD gene encoding citrate lyase acyl carrier protein, with the protein MEIKKIALAGTLESSDVQVTVKPSDKGVNLSLESSNQYGQQIKDKVLETLDRLEVKNIKINVIDKGALDCTIKARVECAVLRACEVSDKNIA; encoded by the coding sequence ATGGAAATTAAAAAAATTGCTCTTGCTGGAACTTTGGAATCTAGTGATGTACAAGTTACCGTTAAGCCTTCTGATAAAGGAGTCAACCTTTCATTAGAAAGTAGTAATCAATACGGTCAACAAATTAAAGATAAAGTATTAGAAACTCTTGATAGATTAGAAGTAAAAAATATAAAAATAAATGTAATAGATAAAGGTGCATTAGATTGCACTATTAAAGCCAGAGTTGAATGTGCTGTACTTAGAGCTTGTGAAGTTTCTGATAAGAATATTGCTTGA
- a CDS encoding LysR family transcriptional regulator, with product MTERDFEILEVLNKTKNITHTADLLYINQSALSKRIIAIEEELGVTLMVRSRQGIHFTAEGEKVLSYTQEAKKQLELMRIDLKQGSAVISGTLKAGISINYSQYNLPQILSEYKKKFPNVTTYITTEYSRNIFLKIANGEIDIAVVRGEFPWNENKILLEEENICLIYNNSDIGKDLSDFQYIGRKTDVTFEREMAQWLRENDLKIKKEGIYVDNINTCVEMVNQGLGWAIVPEICLKNFEGQIKPLVFKNGQAFTRSTYLLYSNSVSKLPQVREFIKIIQNRK from the coding sequence ATGACTGAAAGAGATTTTGAAATTTTAGAAGTTTTAAATAAAACTAAAAATATAACTCATACAGCAGATTTACTCTATATAAACCAATCTGCTTTATCAAAAAGAATAATAGCTATTGAAGAAGAACTAGGAGTAACTCTTATGGTTCGTTCAAGGCAAGGAATACATTTTACAGCAGAGGGAGAAAAAGTTTTATCCTATACCCAAGAAGCAAAAAAGCAATTAGAACTTATGAGAATAGATTTAAAACAGGGAAGCGCAGTTATTTCAGGAACATTAAAAGCTGGAATTTCAATTAACTATTCACAGTACAATTTACCTCAAATTTTAAGTGAGTATAAGAAAAAATTTCCTAATGTAACAACATATATCACAACTGAATATAGTAGAAATATATTTTTAAAAATTGCAAATGGAGAAATAGATATCGCTGTTGTAAGAGGAGAATTTCCTTGGAATGAAAACAAAATTTTACTTGAAGAAGAAAATATTTGTCTTATCTATAATAATAGTGATATAGGAAAAGATTTATCAGATTTTCAGTATATTGGAAGAAAGACAGATGTAACTTTTGAAAGAGAAATGGCTCAATGGTTAAGAGAAAACGATTTAAAAATAAAAAAAGAAGGTATATATGTAGATAATATAAATACCTGTGTAGAAATGGTAAATCAGGGACTTGGTTGGGCAATAGTTCCAGAGATATGCTTAAAAAATTTTGAAGGGCAGATAAAACCCTTGGTATTTAAAAATGGACAGGCTTTTACCCGTTCAACTTATCTTTTGTATTCAAATTCTGTGTCAAAGTTACCACAAGTTAGAGAGTTTATAAAAATTATTCAAAATAGAAAATGA
- a CDS encoding type II toxin-antitoxin system PemK/MazF family toxin → MVKQGDIIKINFNPQAVHEQAGYRPAVVVSNNFFNKKTNLTLVCPITNTVSDFPLHVKLDERTLTTGVVLCEHLKALDINKRTYKIIESLPTDILEEIIDIIFAEIEIED, encoded by the coding sequence ATGGTAAAACAAGGAGATATAATAAAAATAAATTTCAATCCTCAAGCAGTACATGAACAAGCTGGTTATAGACCAGCTGTTGTAGTAAGTAATAATTTCTTTAATAAAAAAACAAATTTGACTCTTGTTTGTCCTATTACAAATACTGTAAGTGATTTTCCACTTCATGTTAAATTAGATGAACGTACACTTACTACTGGTGTTGTTTTATGTGAACATTTGAAAGCACTTGATATAAATAAAAGGACATACAAAATTATAGAATCATTACCTACAGATATTTTAGAGGAAATTATTGATATTATATTTGCAGAGATTGAAATTGAAGATTAG
- a CDS encoding ATP-binding protein, translating to MYRKIFEYLKEWKNNLYRKPLILQGARQVGKTYAILNFGKNEYENIVYFNFETNPKLKETFEESIEPNYLLPILSRLAEQTIVKEKTLIFFDEIQLCERALSALKYFHEQAPEYHIIVAGSLLGVAVNREKFSFPVGKVNIKTLYPMDMEEFLLAMEEETLIKEIKKSFNENTPLSSALHDIAMEYYRKYLVIGGMPECVSKFKETQNYTLIRHTQDMILLSYLNDMSKYNISNEIKKTRLVYDNITVQLSRQNTRFQYKLVKTGGRASEFENAIEWLNLSGITSKIYCLDNIQKPLENYKNVDSFKIYISDVGLLCAKKEIIPEDILYLSDELNDFKGGMTENYVNIHLNINSYTQYFWRNDKGTAEIDFIITKEGKIIPIEVKSSNNTRSKSLDTYIKKYKPEYSIRISSKNFGFENNIKSVPLYAVFCL from the coding sequence ATGTATAGAAAAATCTTTGAATATTTGAAAGAGTGGAAAAATAATTTATATAGAAAACCATTGATATTACAAGGAGCAAGACAAGTTGGAAAAACTTATGCTATTTTAAATTTTGGAAAAAATGAATATGAAAATATAGTATATTTTAATTTTGAGACTAACCCTAAATTAAAAGAGACTTTTGAAGAAAGTATAGAACCAAATTATTTGCTTCCTATTCTTTCAAGGTTAGCTGAACAAACTATTGTAAAAGAGAAAACTTTAATTTTTTTTGATGAAATACAATTATGTGAAAGAGCTTTATCAGCACTTAAATATTTCCATGAACAAGCACCAGAATATCATATAATTGTAGCTGGAAGTTTATTAGGAGTTGCTGTTAATAGAGAAAAGTTTTCATTTCCAGTTGGTAAAGTGAATATAAAAACTCTTTACCCTATGGATATGGAAGAATTTTTATTAGCAATGGAAGAAGAAACTTTAATTAAAGAAATAAAAAAATCTTTTAATGAGAATACTCCTCTATCTAGTGCTTTACATGATATTGCTATGGAATACTATAGAAAATATTTAGTTATTGGAGGTATGCCAGAATGTGTTAGTAAGTTTAAAGAGACACAAAATTATACTCTAATTAGACATACGCAAGATATGATTTTACTTTCATACTTAAATGATATGAGTAAGTATAATATAAGTAATGAGATAAAAAAAACAAGGTTAGTCTATGATAATATCACAGTTCAACTTTCAAGGCAGAATACTCGTTTTCAATATAAGTTAGTAAAAACAGGTGGAAGAGCTTCTGAATTTGAAAATGCAATAGAGTGGCTTAATTTATCTGGAATAACTTCTAAAATATATTGTCTTGATAATATTCAAAAACCTTTAGAAAACTATAAAAATGTAGATTCTTTTAAAATTTATATTTCTGATGTAGGACTTTTATGTGCAAAAAAAGAGATAATTCCTGAGGATATATTATATTTATCAGATGAATTAAATGATTTTAAAGGTGGAATGACAGAAAATTACGTTAATATACATTTAAATATAAATTCATATACTCAATATTTTTGGAGAAATGATAAAGGAACAGCAGAGATTGACTTTATTATAACAAAAGAAGGAAAAATAATCCCAATAGAAGTAAAGTCTTCAAATAATACTCGTTCTAAAAGCCTTGATACTTATATTAAAAAATATAAACCTGAATATAGTATAAGAATTTCTAGCAAAAATTTTGGGTTTGAAAATAATATAAAAAGTGTTCCTTTATATGCAGTTTTTTGCTTGTAA
- a CDS encoding TatD family hydrolase, which produces MKIIDSHVHLNLQQFDNDREEVFKRIEEKLDFVVNIGFNLESSEKSVEYADKYPFIYAVIGFHPDEIERYSDEVEKKLEELTKNPKVLAIGEIGLDYHWMTRPKEEQWDIFRKQLELARRVNKPVVIHTREAMEDTINILNEFPDITGILHCYPGSVETARRMIGRFYLGIGGVLTFKNAKKLVEVVKEIPIERLVIETDCPYMAPTPYRGQRNEPIYTEEVVKKMAELKNMSYEDVVRITNENTRKAFKML; this is translated from the coding sequence ATGAAAATAATAGATTCACATGTTCATTTAAATTTACAACAATTTGACAATGATAGAGAAGAAGTTTTTAAAAGAATAGAAGAAAAATTAGATTTTGTTGTAAATATAGGATTTAATTTAGAAAGTAGTGAGAAAAGTGTGGAGTATGCAGATAAATACCCATTTATTTATGCAGTAATAGGATTTCATCCAGATGAAATAGAAAGGTATAGTGATGAGGTAGAAAAAAAATTGGAGGAACTTACAAAAAATCCTAAAGTTTTAGCAATAGGGGAAATTGGCTTAGATTACCATTGGATGACAAGACCAAAAGAGGAACAATGGGATATTTTTAGAAAACAATTAGAATTAGCAAGGAGAGTAAATAAACCTGTTGTAATTCATACAAGAGAAGCTATGGAAGATACAATTAATATATTAAATGAATTTCCAGATATAACAGGTATTTTACATTGTTACCCTGGTTCTGTTGAAACTGCAAGAAGAATGATAGGTAGATTTTATCTAGGTATAGGTGGAGTTTTAACTTTTAAGAATGCTAAAAAATTAGTAGAGGTTGTAAAAGAAATTCCAATAGAAAGATTAGTCATAGAAACTGATTGTCCATATATGGCACCAACTCCATATAGAGGACAAAGAAATGAGCCTATTTATACAGAAGAAGTTGTCAAGAAAATGGCAGAGCTTAAAAATATGAGCTATGAAGATGTAGTTAGAATTACAAATGAAAATACAAGAAAGGCATTTAAAATGTTATGA
- the acpS gene encoding holo-ACP synthase, with amino-acid sequence MIVGIGNDIIEIERIEKAISKEGFKNKVYTQRELENIGKRGNRTETYAGIFSAKEAISKAIGTGVREFSLTDLEILNNDLGKPYVVISEKLDKILRNKKENYQIEISISHSKKYATAMAIII; translated from the coding sequence ATGATAGTTGGAATAGGTAATGATATTATAGAGATTGAAAGAATAGAAAAAGCTATTTCAAAAGAAGGTTTTAAAAATAAAGTCTATACTCAAAGAGAGTTAGAAAATATTGGAAAAAGAGGAAATAGAACAGAAACTTATGCAGGAATATTTTCTGCAAAGGAAGCTATTTCAAAAGCTATTGGGACAGGAGTTAGAGAATTTTCTTTAACAGATTTAGAAATATTAAATAATGATTTAGGAAAGCCTTATGTTGTTATATCAGAGAAATTAGATAAAATTTTAAGAAATAAAAAAGAAAATTATCAGATAGAAATTTCAATTTCACATTCTAAAAAATATGCAACAGCAATGGCTATAATAATTTAA
- a CDS encoding IS110 family transposase: protein MLNSQINKIQAITSDTLIVGVDIAKNIQWAQFINFRGIEVSKHICFKNNYSGFNSIMEKIEEIKSKNNFLSVIVSMEPTGHYWKTFATFLHNNGVKVVQVNPYHTKKAKELDDNSQTKSDKKDALVIAKLIKDGRYSTIYFPEGEYANLRNLSNTRLEVSRLLNICKNRIHACVDEYFPEFETVFKSFIKGKVALHILKRIPFPTDILELTLKEIISVIREAAKKSVGKKKAEELIRAAKVSIGIKVGLEGARIRLNNLLEEYELYHNQLEKIEKEMEQELKKQDIKIY, encoded by the coding sequence ATGTTAAATTCTCAAATTAATAAAATTCAAGCTATTACTTCAGATACTCTAATTGTTGGAGTTGATATTGCGAAAAATATCCAATGGGCTCAATTTATTAACTTTAGAGGTATAGAAGTTTCTAAACATATTTGTTTTAAAAATAACTATTCTGGTTTTAATAGTATAATGGAAAAAATTGAAGAAATTAAGTCTAAAAATAATTTTTTATCTGTCATAGTAAGTATGGAACCTACTGGACATTATTGGAAGACTTTTGCTACTTTTCTTCATAACAATGGTGTAAAAGTTGTGCAAGTTAATCCATACCATACTAAAAAAGCTAAAGAACTTGATGATAATTCACAAACAAAAAGTGATAAAAAAGATGCGCTAGTAATTGCTAAATTAATAAAAGATGGTCGTTACAGTACAATCTATTTTCCAGAAGGAGAATATGCCAATCTTAGAAATCTCTCTAATACTAGATTGGAAGTTTCTCGTTTATTAAATATCTGTAAAAATAGAATACATGCTTGTGTGGATGAATATTTTCCAGAATTTGAAACAGTATTTAAAAGTTTTATTAAAGGAAAAGTTGCACTTCATATTTTGAAAAGAATTCCATTCCCAACAGATATTTTAGAACTTACATTAAAAGAGATAATTTCAGTTATTAGAGAAGCTGCAAAGAAAAGTGTTGGTAAAAAGAAAGCAGAAGAATTAATTAGAGCAGCTAAAGTGAGTATAGGAATAAAAGTAGGTTTAGAAGGTGCTAGGATTAGGTTAAATAATCTTTTAGAAGAATATGAGCTATATCATAATCAATTGGAAAAAATTGAAAAAGAGATGGAACAAGAACTTAAAAAACAGGATATAAAGATATATTAA
- a CDS encoding YARHG domain-containing protein, translating to MRDDLDDIKKDPTGDDTSSDSFLKIDPIKNLDISNIKVETETKIEEPKKSPDKQTKEDIPQNDKPVKDNSKIIKIGIAVLIVILCLVGGYFAYSKFMASDESEEFVENTETEEVVEETPQELVVEESTNPEEEPIAEESQELIEEEQEGGPVSEENIEEETISEENSIQVNDDNYDLVVLEKVYDEVINRGNEAYLSNFSSEELAIIRNTLYAKNGYKFKKKEYQKYFGEKSWYNPTTSSQNILTKQEEKLANIIKRYE from the coding sequence ATGAGAGATGACTTAGATGATATAAAAAAAGATCCAACTGGTGATGATACTTCATCAGATAGTTTTTTAAAAATTGATCCAATTAAGAATTTAGATATTAGTAACATAAAAGTAGAAACAGAAACAAAAATAGAAGAACCTAAAAAATCACCAGATAAACAAACAAAAGAAGACATACCACAAAATGATAAGCCAGTAAAAGATAATTCAAAGATAATAAAAATAGGAATAGCTGTATTAATAGTTATTTTATGCTTAGTTGGTGGATATTTTGCGTATTCAAAATTTATGGCTAGTGATGAAAGTGAAGAGTTCGTAGAGAATACAGAAACAGAGGAAGTTGTAGAAGAAACTCCACAGGAGCTAGTTGTTGAAGAAAGTACTAATCCAGAAGAAGAACCTATTGCAGAAGAATCACAAGAACTTATAGAAGAAGAACAAGAGGGTGGACCTGTAAGTGAAGAAAATATTGAAGAAGAAACTATTAGTGAAGAAAATAGTATTCAAGTCAATGATGATAATTATGATTTAGTAGTTTTAGAAAAAGTTTATGATGAAGTTATAAATAGAGGAAATGAAGCCTATTTAAGTAATTTTTCATCAGAGGAATTAGCAATAATAAGAAATACTTTGTATGCTAAAAATGGTTATAAATTTAAGAAAAAAGAATATCAAAAATATTTTGGAGAAAAATCTTGGTATAATCCAACAACTTCAAGTCAAAATATTTTAACTAAACAAGAAGAAAAATTAGCTAATATAATAAAAAGATATGAATAG
- the trpB gene encoding tryptophan synthase subunit beta: MTTENKKGYFGEFGGSYVPEVVQKALDKLEEAYNKYKDDEEFLKEYHHYLKDYSGRETPLYFAESLTNYLGGAKIYLKREDLNHLGAHKLNNVIGQILLAKRMGKKKIIAETGAGQHGVATAAAAAKFGMQCDIYMGALDVERQRLNVFRMEMLGATVHAVEEGERTLKEAVDAAFEAWINNIDDTFYVLGSAVGPHPYPSMVKDFQRVISQEARRQILEKENRLPDMVIACVGGGSNAIGAFAEFIPDKEVKLVGVEAAGKGLNTDRHAATLTLGTVGVLDGMKTYALFNEDGSVKPVYSISPGLDYPGIGPEHAFLRDSKRAEYVPATDDEAVNALLLLTKKEGIIPAIESSHALAEVIKRAPKLDKDKIIIVNISGRGDKDVAAIAEYLKIKINK; the protein is encoded by the coding sequence ATGACAACAGAAAACAAAAAAGGTTATTTTGGAGAATTTGGTGGAAGTTATGTTCCAGAAGTAGTACAAAAAGCATTAGATAAATTAGAAGAAGCATACAACAAATATAAAGATGATGAAGAATTTTTAAAAGAATACCATCATTATTTAAAAGATTATTCAGGTAGAGAAACTCCTTTGTACTTTGCAGAAAGCTTAACAAATTATTTAGGTGGAGCAAAGATTTATTTAAAGCGTGAAGATTTAAACCATTTAGGTGCTCATAAGTTAAATAATGTTATAGGACAAATTTTACTTGCAAAAAGAATGGGTAAGAAAAAAATTATTGCAGAAACAGGGGCAGGACAACACGGAGTTGCTACTGCTGCAGCTGCTGCAAAATTTGGAATGCAATGTGATATTTATATGGGAGCATTAGATGTTGAAAGACAAAGATTAAATGTTTTTCGTATGGAAATGTTAGGAGCAACTGTTCATGCTGTTGAAGAAGGAGAGAGAACATTAAAAGAAGCTGTTGATGCTGCATTTGAAGCATGGATAAATAATATAGATGATACTTTCTATGTACTTGGTTCTGCTGTTGGTCCTCACCCTTATCCAAGTATGGTAAAGGATTTCCAAAGAGTTATTAGCCAAGAAGCTCGTAGACAAATTTTAGAAAAAGAAAATCGTTTACCTGATATGGTAATTGCTTGTGTGGGTGGAGGTTCCAATGCTATTGGTGCATTTGCTGAATTTATTCCTGATAAAGAAGTAAAGTTAGTTGGAGTTGAAGCAGCTGGAAAAGGACTGAATACTGATAGACATGCAGCAACTCTTACATTGGGAACAGTAGGAGTACTAGATGGTATGAAAACTTATGCACTATTTAATGAAGATGGCTCAGTTAAACCTGTTTATTCTATCTCTCCTGGTTTAGATTATCCTGGTATTGGTCCAGAACATGCTTTTTTAAGAGATAGTAAAAGAGCTGAGTATGTGCCTGCAACAGATGATGAAGCTGTTAATGCTCTATTACTTTTAACTAAAAAAGAAGGAATTATACCTGCTATTGAAAGTTCACATGCTTTAGCTGAAGTTATTAAAAGAGCTCCTAAACTTGATAAAGATAAAATTATTATTGTAAATATTTCAGGTCGTGGAGATAAAGATGTTGCAGCTATTGCTGAATATTTAAAAATAAAAATTAATAAATAA
- a CDS encoding IS110 family transposase produces MLISIPGIGIISSASFIGEIRDPKRFSNPQQIIRLAGYNLVEDSSGKHKSKTMISKRGRKILRMILYKISFFNKIN; encoded by the coding sequence ATATTAATAAGTATTCCTGGAATTGGAATAATAAGTTCAGCAAGTTTTATTGGTGAAATAAGAGATCCAAAAAGATTTTCTAATCCACAACAAATAATAAGATTAGCAGGTTACAATTTAGTAGAAGATAGTTCGGGAAAACATAAAAGTAAAACTATGATATCAAAGCGTGGAAGAAAAATTTTAAGAATGATATTATACAAAATATCATTTTTCAACAAAATCAATTAA
- a CDS encoding AbrB/MazE/SpoVT family DNA-binding domain-containing protein has product MTLLSTISKWGNGQGIRLPKTLLELLKWENNDKLEIIVENENIRIKKIDSPKKRKNIKELFANYEKEYQTQEINWGEAEGKEIW; this is encoded by the coding sequence ATGACACTACTGAGCACAATTTCTAAATGGGGAAATGGACAAGGTATAAGACTTCCTAAAACTCTTTTAGAACTTTTAAAATGGGAAAATAATGATAAGTTAGAAATAATTGTAGAAAATGAAAATATAAGAATTAAAAAAATTGATTCACCAAAAAAAAGAAAAAATATAAAGGAACTTTTCGCTAACTATGAAAAAGAATATCAAACTCAAGAAATAAATTGGGGAGAAGCAGAAGGAAAAGAAATATGGTAA
- the citX gene encoding citrate lyase holo-[acyl-carrier protein] synthase — protein MQGIEVGINEILNCREKRVAIQNEMIKKYNKPVISFTMNIPGPIKTNDEIKKAFDIGKNLILENLKKNNIEILEVQELNENTGNELFISVNSLAEKIKNITVIIEESCELGRLFDIDVIDINFEKLSRKSFRKCLICEEQAQECGRSRKHSVEELQDKIEEILSKGAR, from the coding sequence ATGCAAGGTATAGAAGTTGGAATTAATGAAATTTTAAATTGTCGTGAAAAAAGAGTAGCTATTCAAAATGAAATGATAAAAAAATATAATAAACCCGTTATATCTTTCACTATGAATATTCCAGGTCCAATTAAAACAAATGATGAAATAAAAAAGGCTTTTGATATTGGAAAAAATTTAATATTAGAAAATCTTAAAAAAAATAATATTGAAATTTTAGAAGTTCAAGAACTTAATGAAAATACAGGAAATGAATTATTTATTTCTGTCAATTCTTTAGCTGAAAAAATAAAAAATATAACTGTTATCATTGAGGAAAGTTGTGAACTTGGAAGGCTATTTGATATAGATGTTATTGATATAAATTTTGAAAAACTATCAAGAAAATCTTTTAGAAAATGCTTAATTTGTGAGGAGCAAGCCCAAGAATGTGGTAGAAGTAGAAAACATTCTGTTGAAGAATTACAAGATAAAATTGAAGAAATACTAAGTAAAGGAGCTAGGTAG